A window of the Oncorhynchus kisutch isolate 150728-3 linkage group LG12, Okis_V2, whole genome shotgun sequence genome harbors these coding sequences:
- the LOC109900478 gene encoding methylmalonic aciduria type A homolog, mitochondrial-like isoform X2, whose protein sequence is MGPSVLFPLLHRLSSPLRTVTPTWGRWLLRQLPPPSCTRTRCTPSFPGLNSQHIRGMCVESTLSHIKELSPPEQRLLNKLYEGLISGQRASLAESITLVETQHPRKKELAQVLLQRVLAHRKEQEKQNGGKPLAFRVGLSGPPGAGKSTFIEVVGKMLTGQGHKVSVLAVDPSSCTTGGSLMGDKTRMTELSRDMSAFIRPSPTSGTLGGVTRTTNEAIVLCEGGGYDIVLVETVGVGQSEFAVADMVDMFVLLIPPAGGDELQVVRVSSQTGEGVAELWGKMEAFHSATLSSGDFQDRRRAQHKVWMWSLIQENVLRHFQEHPAVRGELPQLEDRVTRGAISPGLAADLLLKAFTSSSSSSSSQ, encoded by the exons ATGGGACCCTCGGTACTCTTTCCGCTTCTCCACCGCTTGTCCTCCCCCTTACGAACTGTCACCCCAACATGGGGCCGATGGCTCCTCCGCCAGCTACCCCCACCATCCTGCACTCGTACCCGCTGTACCCCCTCATTCCCTGGGCTTAACTCCCAACACATCCGCGGGATGTGTGTGGAATCCACCCTCAGCCACATTAAGGAGCTGAGTCCACCAGAGCAGAGGCTGTTGAATAAGCTGTATGAAGGACTGATCTCAGGTCAGCGGGCCAGTCTGGCTGAGTCCATTACCCTGGTGGAGACCCAACATCCCAGAAAGAAAGAGCTGGCCCAGGTCCTGCTACAGAGAGTACTGGCCCACAGGAAGGAGCAGGAGAAACAGAACGGAGGGAAACCCCTGGCCTTCAGAGTGG gtctgtctggcCCACCCGGAGCTGGGAAGTCCACCTTCATCGAGGTGGTGGGGAAGATGCTCACAGGACAAGGACATAAAGTCTCTGTTCTGGCTGTCGACCCCTCATCATGCACTACAGGAG ggTCTCTGATGGGTGACAAGACTCGTATGACTGAGCTCTCCAGAGACATGAGTGCTTTCATCAGACCCTCCCCCACCTCTGGAACACTGGGAGGAGTCACCCGCACCACCAATGAGGCCATAGTACTGTGTGAGGGGGGTGGCTACGACATCGTTCTGGTAGAAACTGTAG GTGTAGGCCAGTCAGAGTTTGCTGTGGCTGACATGGTGGACATGTTTGTGTTGCTGATCCCACCAGCAGGGGGCGATgaactacag GTAGTGCGTGTGTCATCCCAGACAGGCGAGGGTGTAGCAGAGCTGTGGGGTAAGATGGAGGCCTTCCACTCAGCCACCCTGTCCAGCGGGGACTTCCAGGACAGACGTAGGGCCCAGCACAAGGTGTGGATGTGGAGCCTGATCCAGGAGAATGTCCTGAGGCACTTCCAGGAACACCCTGCCGTCAGGGGGGAGCTACCCCAGCTAGAGGACAGGGTCACCAGGGGAGCTATATCACCGGGCCTGGCGGCTGATCTGTTACTGAAGGCCTTCACCTCttcttcatcatcctcctcctcacagtga
- the LOC109900478 gene encoding methylmalonic aciduria type A homolog, mitochondrial-like isoform X1, whose translation MGPSVLFPLLHRLSSPLRTVTPTWGRWLLRQLPPPSCTRTRCTPSFPGLNSQHIRGMCVESTLSHIKELSPPEQRLLNKLYEGLISGQRASLAESITLVETQHPRKKELAQVLLQRVLAHRKEQEKQNGGKPLAFRVGLSGPPGAGKSTFIEVVGKMLTGQGHKVSVLAVDPSSCTTGGSLMGDKTRMTELSRDMSAFIRPSPTSGTLGGVTRTTNEAIVLCEGGGYDIVLVETVGVGQSEFAVADMVDMFVLLIPPAGGDELQGIKRGIIEKADLVVVTKADGDLLVPARRIQAEYTSALKLLRKKSKSWNPKVVRVSSQTGEGVAELWGKMEAFHSATLSSGDFQDRRRAQHKVWMWSLIQENVLRHFQEHPAVRGELPQLEDRVTRGAISPGLAADLLLKAFTSSSSSSSSQ comes from the exons ATGGGACCCTCGGTACTCTTTCCGCTTCTCCACCGCTTGTCCTCCCCCTTACGAACTGTCACCCCAACATGGGGCCGATGGCTCCTCCGCCAGCTACCCCCACCATCCTGCACTCGTACCCGCTGTACCCCCTCATTCCCTGGGCTTAACTCCCAACACATCCGCGGGATGTGTGTGGAATCCACCCTCAGCCACATTAAGGAGCTGAGTCCACCAGAGCAGAGGCTGTTGAATAAGCTGTATGAAGGACTGATCTCAGGTCAGCGGGCCAGTCTGGCTGAGTCCATTACCCTGGTGGAGACCCAACATCCCAGAAAGAAAGAGCTGGCCCAGGTCCTGCTACAGAGAGTACTGGCCCACAGGAAGGAGCAGGAGAAACAGAACGGAGGGAAACCCCTGGCCTTCAGAGTGG gtctgtctggcCCACCCGGAGCTGGGAAGTCCACCTTCATCGAGGTGGTGGGGAAGATGCTCACAGGACAAGGACATAAAGTCTCTGTTCTGGCTGTCGACCCCTCATCATGCACTACAGGAG ggTCTCTGATGGGTGACAAGACTCGTATGACTGAGCTCTCCAGAGACATGAGTGCTTTCATCAGACCCTCCCCCACCTCTGGAACACTGGGAGGAGTCACCCGCACCACCAATGAGGCCATAGTACTGTGTGAGGGGGGTGGCTACGACATCGTTCTGGTAGAAACTGTAG GTGTAGGCCAGTCAGAGTTTGCTGTGGCTGACATGGTGGACATGTTTGTGTTGCTGATCCCACCAGCAGGGGGCGATgaactacag GGCATTAAGCGAGGCATCATAGAGAAGGCAGACCTCGTGGTGGTCACTAAAGCAGACGGAGACCTGTTAGTTCCAGCCAGGAGAATCCAGGCAGAGTATACCAGCGCTCTGAAACTGCTCAGGAAGAAATCAAAGTCCTGGAACCCTAAG GTAGTGCGTGTGTCATCCCAGACAGGCGAGGGTGTAGCAGAGCTGTGGGGTAAGATGGAGGCCTTCCACTCAGCCACCCTGTCCAGCGGGGACTTCCAGGACAGACGTAGGGCCCAGCACAAGGTGTGGATGTGGAGCCTGATCCAGGAGAATGTCCTGAGGCACTTCCAGGAACACCCTGCCGTCAGGGGGGAGCTACCCCAGCTAGAGGACAGGGTCACCAGGGGAGCTATATCACCGGGCCTGGCGGCTGATCTGTTACTGAAGGCCTTCACCTCttcttcatcatcctcctcctcacagtga
- the LOC116376559 gene encoding mothers against decapentaplegic homolog 1 yields MNVTSLFSFTSPAVKRLLGWKQGDEEEKWAEKAVDALVKKLKKKKGAMEELERALSCPGQPSNCVTIPRSLDGRLQVSHRKGLPHVIYCRVWRWPDLQSHHELKALECCEYPFGSKQKDVCINPYHYKRVDSPVLPPVLVPRNSEFNAKHSMLPRFRNPLHQNEPHMPQNATFPESFSQANTQMNFPQTQTHSPGGNSYPGSPGSGSSATFPHSPTSSDPGSPFQMPGDPPGQMPETPPPAYLPPEERMTQDCPQPMDTNLMVPALPLEISNRPDVQPVAYEEPKHWCSIVYYELNNRVGEAFQANSTSVLVDGFTDPSNNRNRFCLGLLSNVNRNSTIENTRRHIGKGVHLYYVGGEVYAECLSDSSIFVQSRNCNYHHGFHPTTVCKIPSGCSLKIFNNQEFAELLAQSVNHGFEAVYELTKMCTIRMSFVKGWGAEYHRQDVTSTPCWIEIHLHGPLQWLDKVLTQMGSPHNPISSVS; encoded by the exons ATGAACGTCACCTCCCTGTTCTCCTTCACCAGCCCGGCCGTCAAGCGCCTCCTCGGCTGGAAACAAGGAGACGAAGAGGAAAAATGGGCGGAGAAAGCCGTAGACGCGCTGGTGAAGAaactgaagaagaagaagggagCAATGGAGGAGTTGGAGAGGGCTCTGAGCTGCCCGGGTCAGCCCAGTAACTGTGTCACCATCCCTCGCTCCCTGGATGGAAGACTCCAGGTGTCCCACAGGAAGGGCTTACCCCATGTTATCTACTGTAGGGTGTGGAGGTGGCCTGACCTGCAGTCTCATCATGAGCTCAAGGCTCTGGAGTGCTGTGAGTACCCGTTTGGCTCCAAGCAGAAGGATGTCTGCATCAATCCGTACCACTACAAGAGAGTGGATAGTCCag tgCTGCCCCCAGTGTTGGTCCCACGGAATAGCGAGTTCAATGCCAAACACAGCATGCTACCACGCTTCCGCAACCCTCTGCACCAGAACGAGCCACACATGCCCCAGAACGCCACCTTCCCAGAGTCCTTCTCCCAGGCGAACACCCAGATGAACTTcccccagacacagacacactctcctGGGGGGAACAGCTACCCTGGCTCCCCTGGTAGTGGCAGCAGTGCAACCTTCCCCCACTCCCCCACCAGCTCTGACCCAGGCAGCCCGTTTCAGATGCCAGGTGACCCGCCAGGTCAGATGCCAG AGACCCCCCCTCCAGCCTACTTGCCCCCAGAGGAGCGGATGACTCAGGACTGCCCTCAGCCCATGGACACCAACCTGATGGTCCCCGCGTTGCCCCTGGAGATCAGCAACAGGCCAG ATGTTCAGCCGGTGGCCTACGAGGAACCTAAACACTGGTGCTCTATAGTGTACTACGAGTTGAACAACCGGGTGGGCGAGGCATTCCAGGCCAACTCTACCAGCGTCCTGGTCGACGGCTTCACCGACCCGTCCAACAACCGCAACCGTTTCTGCCTGGGCCTCCTCTCCAACGTCAACCGCAACTCAACCATAGAGAACACCCGGCGACACATTGGCAAAG gAGTCCACCTGTACTATGTGGGTGGTGAAGTGTATGCTGAATGTCTGAGTGACAGCAGCATCTTCGTCCAGAGTCGGAACTGTAACTACCATCACGGCTTCCACCCCACCACCGTCTGTAAGATCCCCAGCGGTTGCAGCCTCAAGATCTTTAACAACCAGGAGTTTGCTGAGCTGCTGGCCCAGTCCGTCAACCACGGGTTTGAGGCTGTCTACGAGCTGACCAAGATGTGTACCATCCGCATGAGCTTCGTCAAG GGCTGGGGTGCAGAGTACCACCGCCAGGATGTGACCAGCACCCCCTGCTGGATTGAGATCCACCTGCACGGTCCTCTGCAGTGGCTGGACAAGGTGCTAACCCAGATGGGCTCCCCCCACAACCCCATCTCCTCTGTGTCCTAG